The following proteins are co-located in the Helicobacter acinonychis genome:
- the nuoH gene encoding NADH-quinone oxidoreductase subunit NuoH: protein MSAYIIETLIKILILVAVFSALGGFATYIERKVLAYFQRRLGPSYVGPFGLLQVAADGIKLFTKEDIIPQGANKLIFTLAPIIAMVSAFVSMAPIPFFPNFTLFGYEIKPIISDINIGFLFFLAVGAAGIYAPILAGLASNNKYSLIGSARATIQLLSFEVVSTLTILAPLMVVGSLSLVEINNYQSGGFLDWLVFKQPLAFILFLIASYAELNRTPFDLLEHEAEIVAGYCTEYSGLKWGMFFLAEYAHLFAFSFVISIVFFGGFNAWGFIPGGIAILIKVSFFVFLSMWVRATYPHVRPDQLMNMCWKIMLPLALLNIVLTGVIILI, encoded by the coding sequence ATGAGCGCTTATATCATTGAAACTTTGATTAAAATTTTGATTTTAGTCGCTGTTTTTTCGGCTTTAGGGGGTTTTGCCACCTATATCGAAAGGAAAGTGTTAGCCTATTTCCAACGCCGTTTAGGGCCTTCTTATGTGGGGCCTTTTGGGCTTTTACAAGTCGCAGCAGATGGCATTAAGCTTTTCACCAAAGAAGACATTATCCCCCAAGGCGCGAATAAGTTGATTTTCACCCTAGCGCCCATTATTGCGATGGTGAGTGCATTTGTGTCCATGGCGCCTATCCCCTTTTTCCCTAATTTCACTCTGTTTGGCTATGAGATCAAGCCCATTATTTCTGACATTAACATTGGCTTTTTATTTTTCTTAGCCGTGGGTGCAGCAGGGATTTATGCACCCATTTTAGCTGGGCTTGCTTCTAATAATAAATACTCTTTAATTGGATCAGCAAGAGCGACGATCCAACTGCTCAGCTTTGAAGTGGTAAGCACCTTAACCATTCTAGCCCCTTTAATGGTGGTAGGATCGCTTTCTTTAGTAGAGATCAATAATTACCAAAGCGGTGGGTTTTTAGACTGGCTTGTTTTCAAGCAACCTTTAGCGTTTATTTTATTTTTGATCGCAAGCTATGCTGAATTGAATCGAACGCCCTTTGACTTGCTAGAGCATGAAGCCGAGATCGTAGCTGGGTATTGCACCGAATACAGCGGTTTGAAATGGGGCATGTTCTTTTTGGCAGAATACGCACATTTATTCGCTTTTTCTTTTGTGATTTCTATCGTGTTTTTTGGTGGGTTTAACGCATGGGGCTTTATCCCTGGAGGCATAGCGATTTTGATTAAAGTAAGCTTTTTTGTCTTTTTGTCCATGTGGGTTAGAGCGACTTACCCGCATGTGCGCCCAGACCAACTGATGAACATGTGTTGGAAAATCATGTTGCCTTTAGCGCTATTGAACATTGTGCTAACAGGCGTTATTATTTTAATTTAA
- the nuoI gene encoding NADH-quinone oxidoreductase subunit NuoI — protein sequence MAKQEYKQLPKRAEIHSATEQFKDTIKTSLGLDLFKGLGLTIKEFFSPSVTIHYPMEQLPLSPRYRAVHNLQRLLDSGSERCIGCGLCEKICTSNCIRIITHKGEDNRKKIDSYTINLGRCIYCGLCAEVCPELAIVMGNRFENASTQRSQYGSKSEFLTSEQDAKDCSHAEFLGFGFVSPNYNERMQATPLDYVQEPSKEESKKETPTSPEANKGDENV from the coding sequence ATGGCTAAACAAGAATACAAACAACTTCCTAAACGAGCCGAAATCCATAGCGCGACAGAGCAATTTAAAGACACCATTAAAACAAGCTTGGGTTTGGATCTATTCAAAGGGCTAGGCCTTACGATCAAGGAATTTTTTAGCCCTAGCGTAACCATCCATTATCCCATGGAGCAACTCCCTTTAAGCCCACGCTATCGTGCGGTGCATAATTTGCAACGGCTTTTAGACTCAGGCTCTGAAAGGTGTATTGGCTGTGGGTTGTGCGAAAAGATTTGCACGAGCAATTGCATAAGGATCATCACGCATAAGGGCGAAGACAACCGCAAAAAGATTGATTCTTACACAATCAATTTGGGGCGCTGTATTTATTGCGGATTGTGTGCAGAAGTTTGCCCCGAATTAGCGATCGTGATGGGGAATCGTTTTGAAAACGCTAGTACCCAACGCTCCCAATACGGATCTAAAAGCGAGTTTTTAACGAGCGAGCAAGACGCTAAAGATTGCTCGCATGCCGAGTTTTTAGGCTTTGGTTTTGTAAGCCCTAACTATAACGAACGCATGCAAGCCACCCCTTTAGATTATGTCCAAGAGCCTTCAAAAGAAGAATCAAAAAAAGAAACTCCAACAAGCCCAGAGGCCAACAAGGGAGATGAAAATGTTTGA
- a CDS encoding NADH-quinone oxidoreductase subunit J, protein MFETIAFYFFAILTLSMALVVITTTNILYAITALASSMVFISAFFFLLDAEFLGVVQITVYVGAVIVMYAFGMMFFNSAAEVIERKQSPKILCILSFGVAVLLTLILSAPSIGENLSKQVNPNAIDVQISNIKAIGYVLFTDYLIPFEAAALMLLVAMVGGIATGIQKIHGKSHAQFIKESL, encoded by the coding sequence ATGTTTGAAACCATTGCCTTTTATTTCTTTGCGATCCTTACTTTGAGCATGGCGTTAGTGGTGATCACGACCACAAACATTCTCTATGCCATTACCGCTCTTGCTAGTAGCATGGTTTTTATCTCTGCTTTTTTCTTTTTGTTAGACGCTGAGTTTTTGGGCGTGGTGCAAATCACGGTGTATGTGGGCGCGGTCATTGTGATGTATGCTTTTGGCATGATGTTTTTCAACTCTGCTGCGGAAGTGATTGAACGAAAACAAAGCCCTAAAATCTTATGCATTCTTTCGTTTGGAGTCGCGGTATTACTCACTTTGATTTTAAGCGCGCCTAGCATTGGCGAAAACCTTTCTAAACAAGTCAATCCCAACGCTATTGATGTGCAAATCTCTAACATTAAAGCGATTGGCTATGTGCTCTTTACAGATTATCTCATCCCTTTTGAAGCGGCAGCCTTAATGCTTTTAGTCGCTATGGTTGGAGGCATCGCCACAGGGATCCAAAAAATCCATGGGAAAAGCCATGCACAATTTATAAAGGAATCTCTATGA
- the nuoK gene encoding NADH-quinone oxidoreductase subunit NuoK, whose product MIGLNHYLIVSGLLFCIGLAGMLKRKNILLLFFSTEIMLNAINIGFIAISKYIHNLDGQMFALFIIAIAASEVAIGLGLVILWFKKFKSLDIDSLNAMKG is encoded by the coding sequence ATGATAGGGTTAAACCACTATTTGATTGTTTCAGGGTTGCTTTTTTGCATCGGTTTAGCGGGCATGCTGAAGCGCAAAAACATACTCTTACTCTTTTTTTCTACAGAAATCATGCTCAATGCGATCAATATCGGTTTTATAGCGATTTCTAAATACATACACAATTTAGATGGGCAGATGTTTGCACTCTTTATTATCGCTATTGCCGCTAGTGAGGTTGCTATTGGTTTGGGATTGGTGATTTTATGGTTTAAGAAATTCAAAAGCCTAGATATTGATTCTTTAAACGCTATGAAAGGTTAA
- the nuoL gene encoding NADH-quinone oxidoreductase subunit L: MQYSSWLSVVLFLPLIGAIYAGVFGAKAKALHVGVFNSLCVLVSLIGAVILFIQAWHHQSYEKYLFDWIVVGNFKVGFSLMLDNVNAVMIVVVTLVSLLVHVYSIGYMEHDEGFNRYFSYLSGFVFSMLVLVLSDNFLGLFIGWEGVGLCSYLLIGFWYHKESANNASIEAFVMNRITDLGMLMGIILIYWNFGTLQYKEVFSALNTTDYTMLFYISVFLFIGAMGKSAQFPMHTWLANAMEGPTPVSALIHAATMVTAGVYLVIRANPLYSAVFEVGYFIACLGAFVALFGASMALVNKDLKRIVAYSTLSQLGYMFVAAGLGAYAIALFHLFTHAFFKSLLFLGSGNVMHAMEDNLDITKMGALYKPMKVTAIFMIIGSVALCGIYPFAGYFSKDKILEVAFGMHHHILWFMLLIGAIFTAFYSFRLIMLVFFAPKQHEINHPHEAKNFMLLSMLPLGILAVIAGFFEEPFFHFISQVIPSVGEYPIPLALLISVTTIVVLLSIAYAIFKYKNGITSKKEGGFLYKLLLNQYYIPQLYQGIVKIFSALALFLHQVVELRIIDAIVDTIGRSVFVIGRVFRASQDGNLTSMLRFMVAGVLILLAFVAVFWR, from the coding sequence ATGCAGTATTCTTCTTGGCTGTCTGTCGTGTTGTTTTTGCCTTTAATCGGTGCGATTTATGCAGGGGTGTTTGGGGCTAAAGCGAAAGCGTTGCATGTGGGTGTTTTTAATTCTTTATGCGTGCTAGTCTCTTTAATTGGCGCGGTGATCCTTTTCATTCAAGCATGGCACCATCAAAGCTATGAAAAATATTTATTTGATTGGATCGTGGTGGGGAATTTTAAAGTGGGCTTTTCTCTCATGCTAGATAATGTCAATGCCGTCATGATTGTCGTGGTTACTTTAGTTTCTTTATTAGTGCATGTGTATTCCATAGGTTACATGGAGCATGATGAAGGGTTTAACCGCTATTTTTCCTATCTCAGTGGCTTTGTGTTTTCCATGCTGGTTTTGGTGTTGAGCGATAATTTCTTAGGGCTTTTCATTGGCTGGGAAGGGGTGGGGCTATGCTCTTACTTGCTCATTGGCTTTTGGTATCATAAAGAGAGTGCAAACAACGCCTCCATTGAAGCCTTTGTGATGAACCGGATCACGGATTTAGGCATGCTCATGGGGATTATTTTGATTTATTGGAATTTTGGCACGCTCCAATATAAGGAAGTCTTTAGTGCCCTTAATACCACCGATTATACAATGCTCTTTTACATCAGCGTGTTCCTTTTCATTGGCGCTATGGGTAAGAGCGCGCAATTCCCTATGCACACATGGCTAGCCAACGCTATGGAAGGGCCTACCCCTGTGTCTGCTCTCATCCATGCAGCGACGATGGTAACCGCTGGGGTGTATCTAGTCATTAGAGCCAACCCTTTGTATAGTGCGGTTTTTGAAGTGGGTTATTTTATTGCATGCTTAGGGGCGTTTGTGGCTCTTTTTGGAGCGAGCATGGCTTTAGTCAATAAGGATCTAAAACGCATTGTGGCTTATTCCACGCTTTCTCAATTGGGCTATATGTTTGTAGCAGCCGGTCTTGGGGCTTATGCAATCGCGCTTTTCCATCTCTTTACGCATGCGTTTTTCAAATCGCTCCTTTTCTTAGGTTCAGGGAATGTGATGCATGCGATGGAAGACAATTTGGATATTACTAAAATGGGTGCTTTATACAAACCCATGAAAGTTACGGCTATTTTTATGATTATAGGCTCAGTGGCCTTGTGCGGGATTTATCCTTTTGCCGGATACTTTTCTAAAGACAAAATTTTAGAAGTTGCCTTTGGCATGCACCACCACATTTTATGGTTTATGCTTTTAATTGGGGCGATCTTTACCGCTTTTTATAGCTTTAGATTGATCATGCTTGTCTTTTTTGCACCCAAACAACACGAAATCAACCACCCCCATGAGGCTAAAAATTTCATGCTTTTAAGCATGCTGCCATTAGGGATTTTAGCGGTCATTGCTGGGTTTTTTGAAGAGCCGTTTTTCCATTTTATTTCTCAAGTGATCCCTAGTGTTGGAGAATACCCCATCCCGCTCGCTCTTTTGATCAGTGTTACCACCATTGTGGTGTTATTGAGCATTGCCTATGCTATCTTTAAATATAAAAATGGTATCACTTCCAAAAAAGAGGGGGGCTTTTTATACAAGCTCTTACTCAACCAATACTATATCCCACAACTTTATCAAGGGATTGTAAAAATTTTTAGTGCCCTCGCTTTATTTTTGCACCAAGTCGTGGAGTTAAGGATCATTGACGCGATCGTGGATACTATAGGGAGAAGCGTTTTTGTTATAGGGCGTGTGTTTAGAGCCAGTCAAGATGGGAATTTAACCTCCATGCTGCGCTTCATGGTGGCTGGGGTTTTAATCTTATTAGCGTTTGTGGCTGTTTTTTGGAGATAA
- a CDS encoding NADH-quinone oxidoreductase subunit M yields the protein MQYLHAHLLSVVIFFPMLSAVLAFFMSAQASRAYAIVIALIELLLVLLLWHGFDTQVTGMQFEEIKELVYQIGVNYHVGIDGITLFLLLLNAIVVLLSVIYVKEHRKDFAICFLLLEGILMGVFSSLNMIFFYAFWEISLLPVLYLIGRFGRNNKIYSGMKFFLYTFLASLCMLLGILYIGYYYASNYGMMSFDILDWYQLNFSSEVKTWLFLAFLIGIAVKIPLFPLHTWLPYAYSNAPTLGSVMLSALLSKMGTYTLLRFLLPLFPELSEIYLTPIAVLALCMIIYGGFLAYTQKDLKTLIAYSSFSHMGVVVLGIFAFNVEGISGAVFMMFAHGIVAMGLFLLAGILEDRASSLEIARFGSIAKNAPIFAAFFMIVLMANMGMPLSIGFVGEFLSLLGFFATYPLLAIIAGTSIILSAIYMLTSYKNVFFGNLKTGNNQISVFEDLNAREVGVLSVILALILILGIYPKILLKPIEQGSKQLLEVIETRSLPFLGSLDTNIKEVSYVNR from the coding sequence ATGCAGTATTTACATGCACATCTTTTAAGCGTGGTGATCTTTTTCCCTATGCTAAGTGCCGTATTGGCGTTCTTTATGAGCGCTCAAGCGAGCAGGGCGTATGCGATTGTCATCGCTTTGATTGAATTGTTATTGGTTTTATTGTTATGGCATGGGTTTGATACTCAAGTTACAGGCATGCAGTTTGAAGAAATAAAGGAATTAGTCTATCAAATAGGCGTGAATTACCATGTGGGTATTGATGGCATCACGCTCTTTTTGTTGCTCTTAAACGCTATTGTGGTGCTTTTATCCGTGATTTATGTCAAAGAGCATCGTAAGGACTTTGCCATTTGCTTTTTATTGTTAGAAGGGATTTTAATGGGCGTGTTTTCCTCTCTTAACATGATCTTTTTCTACGCTTTTTGGGAAATCTCGCTCTTGCCGGTTTTATACCTCATCGGTCGTTTTGGACGCAATAACAAAATCTATTCTGGCATGAAGTTTTTTCTCTACACCTTTTTAGCGTCGTTGTGCATGCTTTTAGGCATTTTATACATTGGGTATTACTACGCTAGCAATTACGGCATGATGAGTTTTGATATTTTAGATTGGTATCAATTAAACTTTTCTAGCGAAGTTAAAACTTGGCTCTTTTTGGCTTTCTTAATAGGGATTGCGGTTAAAATCCCGCTCTTTCCTTTACACACATGGTTGCCTTATGCGTATTCTAACGCCCCTACTTTAGGCTCTGTCATGCTTTCAGCCTTGCTTTCTAAAATGGGGACTTACACCTTATTACGCTTCTTGCTCCCGCTTTTTCCTGAGCTTTCAGAGATCTATTTAACCCCCATAGCTGTTTTAGCGCTATGCATGATCATCTATGGAGGTTTTTTAGCTTACACTCAAAAAGATTTAAAAACTCTCATCGCTTATAGCTCGTTTTCGCACATGGGCGTGGTGGTGCTTGGGATTTTTGCATTCAATGTTGAGGGGATTTCAGGAGCGGTGTTTATGATGTTTGCGCATGGCATTGTCGCTATGGGGTTATTTTTGCTCGCCGGTATTTTAGAAGATCGCGCTAGCAGTTTAGAAATCGCTCGCTTTGGATCTATCGCTAAAAACGCTCCTATTTTTGCAGCCTTTTTTATGATCGTTTTAATGGCGAACATGGGCATGCCTTTAAGCATTGGTTTCGTGGGAGAGTTTTTAAGCTTGTTAGGGTTTTTTGCCACTTACCCTCTTTTGGCCATCATTGCTGGAACAAGCATTATTTTATCAGCGATTTACATGCTCACTTCGTATAAAAATGTGTTTTTTGGCAATCTAAAAACTGGGAACAATCAAATCAGCGTGTTTGAAGACTTGAACGCTCGTGAGGTAGGGGTTTTAAGCGTGATTTTAGCGTTGATTTTAATTTTAGGGATTTACCCCAAAATACTTTTAAAACCGATTGAACAAGGCTCTAAACAGCTTTTAGAAGTGATAGAAACGCGCTCGCTCCCTTTTTTAGGCTCATTGGACACCAATATAAAAGAGGTCTCTTATGTTAATAGATAG
- the nuoN gene encoding NADH-quinone oxidoreductase subunit NuoN has translation MLIDSLHISFDSFNFESILPMLVLVCGGIFTLLINAFTSRFSRNLNMFLCMLFLVLDFLVVLGLEQQENAFFGFLSLDTLSLVSQSIVLISAFLLIFLALSKERFNEFQTAEFYPLYLFIIAGFQFMVSSNHLLLMLIGLETASLPICVLMALSGKRYGLEAGIKYFTMGAMASAFFAMGAMAFYLLTGSLNLEVITLYLYTEGVTNPMLFAMGVIFLIGAIGFKVSLVPFHTWMPDVYEGNNPVFASYISIVPKIAGFVVATRLFGAFIDTRIAWVEDIFYALILITITIPNLIALWQEDVKRMLAYSSISHSGFALACVFIHTEESQKAMFVYWFMFAFTYIGAFGLLWLLKSREKTWDERYDHPYSKFDGLIKTHPLVAILGAIFVFGLAGIPPFSVFWGKFLAVESALESNHILLAAVMLANSAVAVFYYFRWLVAMFFNKPLQTQSYAESDIYTQNATMPIYAVIIAMALVCLFSVFMMRGLLEFVA, from the coding sequence ATGTTAATAGATAGTCTCCATATCTCTTTTGATAGCTTCAATTTTGAGAGCATTTTACCCATGCTTGTGTTGGTGTGTGGGGGGATTTTCACGCTCTTAATCAACGCTTTCACTTCAAGATTTTCACGCAACTTGAACATGTTTTTATGCATGCTCTTTTTGGTTTTGGATTTTTTAGTGGTTTTAGGGTTAGAGCAGCAAGAAAACGCTTTCTTCGGATTTTTGAGCCTAGACACCCTCTCGCTAGTTTCTCAAAGCATTGTCTTAATTTCAGCCTTTTTGCTCATTTTTTTAGCCCTTTCAAAAGAGCGTTTCAACGAATTTCAGACCGCTGAGTTTTATCCTTTATACTTGTTTATTATCGCCGGCTTTCAGTTCATGGTTTCAAGCAATCATTTACTCTTAATGCTGATTGGGTTGGAGACAGCGTCCTTGCCTATTTGTGTGTTAATGGCGTTGAGCGGTAAACGCTACGGATTAGAAGCAGGGATCAAGTATTTCACCATGGGGGCGATGGCGAGTGCGTTTTTTGCTATGGGGGCGATGGCTTTTTATTTGCTTACAGGGAGCTTGAATCTTGAAGTCATTACCCTATATTTGTACACAGAAGGCGTCACAAACCCCATGCTCTTTGCGATGGGCGTTATCTTTTTGATTGGAGCGATTGGCTTTAAGGTTTCTTTAGTGCCTTTTCATACTTGGATGCCTGATGTGTATGAGGGCAATAACCCGGTTTTTGCAAGCTATATTTCCATCGTGCCTAAAATCGCTGGTTTTGTGGTAGCGACTCGCCTTTTTGGGGCGTTTATAGACACTCGTATCGCTTGGGTAGAAGACATTTTTTACGCCCTCATTCTTATCACTATCACCATTCCTAATTTGATCGCTTTATGGCAAGAAGATGTCAAAAGGATGCTCGCTTATAGCTCCATTTCGCATTCTGGGTTTGCTTTAGCATGCGTGTTTATCCACACTGAAGAAAGTCAAAAAGCGATGTTTGTTTATTGGTTTATGTTTGCATTCACTTACATTGGGGCTTTTGGTCTTTTATGGCTTTTGAAAAGCCGTGAAAAAACATGGGATGAACGCTATGATCACCCCTATTCTAAATTTGACGGTCTTATCAAAACCCACCCTTTAGTGGCTATTTTAGGCGCTATTTTTGTTTTTGGGCTTGCAGGAATCCCGCCTTTTAGCGTGTTTTGGGGGAAATTTTTAGCCGTCGAAAGCGCTCTAGAGAGCAACCACATTCTTTTAGCGGCGGTGATGTTAGCTAATAGTGCGGTGGCTGTGTTTTATTATTTCCGCTGGCTTGTGGCGATGTTTTTTAATAAGCCCTTGCAAACCCAAAGCTACGCTGAAAGCGACATTTACACCCAAAACGCCACCATGCCCATTTATGCGGTCATCATCGCTATGGCGTTAGTGTGCTTGTTCTCTGTTTTTATGATGCGAGGGCTTTTAGAGTTTGTGGCTTAA
- a CDS encoding DUF7494 domain-containing protein, producing the protein MWLKSKIFLLMGVSLFAHSLNALSLTLTQGKEEGEDFSVLTLRHNKAFSCSYVNEKPPSNIEASLSITHAKRPIECVIDSIPKEGFTPLENAFFNITYSMHQQQFILRIAPKVMRRITLFSFDRDYKKAIPLFVENDPKARMWQIIGYDQNIPFLSEKPYANSQKGLNFPIVIKDAQTPIIQELDVNNKPLLTTKGYDLNAYLEAKKQMDSQAYFEALRTISRAFKNYPQTIFKKDLYLLEIIALGKLGIKKTLLIDIGTQWIKNYPADPNIPEVLYYVAKALDENNNYKQAMRFYKRILLEYKNSRYAPLAQMHLAVEAANASNLSNANMLFKEAFSNAKDKESASEIALNWAEVEMNYKNFDNAKYLINKVVQSNPDYLSQHSALALDLLKLLKKTQMNENAIQIAHLLLNQDDDLKAKEQALYDLGALYARIKDFKNAHLYNVQYLQDHAELDRASVVRARDEEVLFSMEGNTQEKIAHYDKIIQNFPNTNEALKALELKAQLLFDNKRYAEVLGMQKNLSKDSPLIQKTLNILAKTPLENNRCEEALKYLSKITAFEFNPKEEIQAFDCLYFASLNQKAQTIALNALNRAKTPSEKLIWLYRLGRNNYRLGDFKNSTLASKDALILAQSLDKKEFYDIAFVLFSDYMQNNEKELALNLYAFLEKHFKGDKRMALVYFKLLENEKDPTSVKIYATSLLKLQDTYKDYSYTPFGEFALIDAYRTTKDYLQALEVLERLLNRRLSLEDHQKALYLQSSLLDLTNQKAKSKESLEKCVQLKQNPTNAWQNLCEQGLSLFKNKEF; encoded by the coding sequence TTGTGGCTTAAGTCAAAAATCTTTCTTTTAATGGGCGTGAGCTTGTTTGCACATTCGCTTAATGCCTTAAGCTTGACACTCACGCAAGGCAAAGAAGAAGGGGAAGACTTTTCGGTTTTAACCTTACGACACAATAAGGCGTTTTCTTGCTCTTATGTGAATGAAAAACCACCAAGCAATATTGAAGCCTCTCTATCCATCACGCACGCTAAACGCCCCATAGAATGCGTGATAGACTCCATTCCTAAAGAGGGTTTTACCCCTTTAGAAAACGCTTTTTTCAATATCACCTATTCTATGCACCAACAGCAATTCATTTTACGCATTGCACCCAAAGTGATGCGAAGAATCACCCTTTTTTCCTTTGATAGAGATTATAAAAAAGCGATCCCCCTTTTTGTGGAAAACGATCCTAAAGCCAGAATGTGGCAAATCATAGGCTATGATCAAAATATCCCTTTTTTGAGTGAAAAGCCTTATGCTAATAGTCAAAAGGGCTTGAATTTCCCCATTGTCATTAAGGACGCCCAAACCCCTATCATTCAAGAATTAGATGTCAATAACAAACCCCTACTCACCACAAAAGGCTACGATTTAAACGCTTATTTAGAAGCTAAAAAACAAATGGATTCGCAAGCCTATTTTGAGGCTTTGCGCACCATCAGCCGTGCGTTTAAAAACTACCCTCAAACGATTTTTAAAAAGGATTTGTATTTATTAGAAATTATCGCACTGGGTAAATTAGGGATTAAAAAAACCTTACTCATAGATATTGGCACCCAGTGGATTAAAAATTATCCAGCCGATCCCAATATCCCTGAAGTGCTGTATTATGTCGCCAAAGCCTTAGATGAAAACAACAATTACAAACAAGCCATGCGTTTTTACAAACGCATCCTTTTAGAATACAAAAATTCCCGCTACGCTCCTTTAGCCCAAATGCATTTGGCCGTTGAAGCGGCTAACGCTTCTAATTTGAGTAACGCTAACATGCTTTTTAAGGAAGCTTTTTCTAACGCCAAAGACAAAGAGAGTGCGAGTGAAATCGCTCTTAATTGGGCTGAAGTGGAGATGAACTACAAAAATTTTGATAACGCCAAGTATCTCATCAATAAAGTGGTCCAATCCAACCCTGATTATCTTTCTCAACACAGTGCATTAGCCCTAGACTTGCTCAAGTTATTGAAAAAAACCCAGATGAATGAAAACGCCATTCAAATCGCCCACTTGCTCCTCAATCAAGATGATGATTTGAAGGCTAAAGAGCAAGCGCTCTATGATTTAGGGGCGCTGTATGCAAGGATCAAGGATTTTAAAAACGCCCATCTTTATAATGTGCAGTATTTGCAAGATCATGCAGAATTAGATAGAGCCTCTGTTGTTAGAGCGCGCGATGAAGAGGTCCTTTTTTCAATGGAGGGGAACACGCAAGAAAAAATCGCCCACTATGATAAAATCATTCAAAATTTCCCTAACACTAATGAAGCCCTGAAGGCTTTGGAATTGAAAGCCCAACTATTGTTTGACAATAAGCGTTATGCTGAAGTTTTAGGCATGCAAAAAAATTTGTCCAAAGATTCTCCTTTAATCCAAAAAACGCTCAATATCCTTGCTAAAACCCCATTAGAAAATAATCGTTGTGAAGAAGCCTTAAAATACTTATCTAAAATCACCGCCTTTGAATTCAACCCAAAAGAAGAAATCCAAGCCTTTGATTGCTTGTATTTCGCATCGCTCAATCAAAAAGCGCAAACCATCGCCTTAAACGCTTTAAATAGAGCTAAAACCCCTAGCGAGAAATTAATATGGCTTTATCGTTTGGGGCGTAATAACTACCGCTTAGGGGATTTTAAAAATTCCACTCTGGCTTCTAAAGACGCCTTGATTCTCGCTCAAAGCTTGGATAAAAAAGAATTTTATGATATTGCTTTTGTTTTATTTTCAGATTACATGCAAAATAATGAAAAGGAATTGGCTCTCAATTTGTATGCGTTTTTAGAAAAGCATTTCAAAGGCGATAAACGCATGGCGTTAGTTTATTTTAAATTATTAGAGAATGAAAAAGACCCTACAAGCGTCAAAATTTATGCCACAAGCTTGCTCAAACTCCAAGATACTTACAAGGATTATTCTTACACGCCTTTTGGTGAATTCGCTCTCATTGACGCTTACAGAACCACCAAAGACTACTTGCAAGCTTTAGAAGTGCTAGAGAGACTTTTAAACCGCAGGCTTTCTTTAGAAGATCACCAAAAAGCCTTGTATTTACAATCAAGCCTACTAGATTTAACCAATCAAAAAGCAAAATCTAAAGAAAGTTTAGAAAAATGCGTTCAATTGAAACAAAATCCAACAAACGCATGGCAAAATTTATGCGAACAAGGTTTAAGTTTATTCAAAAACAAGGAGTTTTAA